A single genomic interval of Acidobacteriota bacterium harbors:
- a CDS encoding MFS transporter, with protein sequence MDTQKAGRVAFQHPAFVYFQAARLVAIIGLEMQSVAVGWQVYEITRQPLALGYVGLAQFLPGLLLFLITGHTADRYNRRNLLIICHAGFALSSTLLFFATRSATPDVSHIYAIMVLVGVVRAFSGPASRSILQMLVPDHHFGNAIAWNATFYQAAVLIGPSLGGLAYSFLGGPTSVYTSAVVAAIISAILLMKVQTRPALEHVADSIWAGLRYVRRQKVVLGSISLDLFAVLFGGAVALLPVYASEILHTGPWGLGLLRSSPAVGAATMAVILAFRPVKKRVGVTLFIFVALFGVFTILFGLSRNLWLSMAALFMVGACDMVSIIIRNMLVQMSTPDQMRGRVTAIELIFIGASNELGEFESGLTAHWFGAVPAVLAGGVGSLLVVALWAFAFPALRETDEFTRVSNQASPDWPPKGT encoded by the coding sequence ATGGACACGCAAAAAGCCGGGCGTGTGGCTTTTCAGCATCCCGCCTTTGTCTATTTTCAGGCAGCACGGCTGGTGGCCATCATTGGATTGGAAATGCAATCGGTGGCGGTGGGCTGGCAGGTCTATGAGATCACCCGCCAGCCTCTGGCGCTGGGCTACGTTGGGCTTGCGCAATTCCTGCCGGGGCTGTTGCTATTTCTGATTACGGGGCACACCGCCGACCGCTATAACCGCCGCAATCTGCTGATCATCTGCCACGCTGGATTTGCGCTGAGTTCCACTTTGCTATTCTTTGCGACGCGCTCCGCTACGCCGGACGTATCACACATCTACGCCATCATGGTCCTGGTGGGCGTGGTGCGGGCCTTCAGCGGCCCGGCCAGCCGATCCATCCTGCAAATGCTCGTGCCCGATCATCACTTCGGAAACGCCATTGCCTGGAACGCCACGTTTTACCAAGCGGCGGTGCTGATCGGGCCTTCGCTGGGGGGACTGGCATACAGCTTTCTCGGCGGCCCCACTTCGGTTTATACGAGCGCGGTGGTAGCGGCGATCATTTCAGCAATATTGCTGATGAAGGTTCAGACACGTCCAGCACTGGAGCATGTCGCGGACTCGATCTGGGCGGGCCTTCGCTACGTTCGCCGGCAGAAGGTTGTGCTCGGCTCCATCTCGCTCGATCTATTCGCGGTGCTGTTCGGTGGAGCCGTGGCGCTGCTGCCCGTCTATGCCAGCGAAATTCTGCATACCGGCCCGTGGGGACTGGGGCTGTTGCGCAGCTCGCCGGCGGTGGGAGCGGCCACCATGGCGGTGATCCTGGCATTTCGTCCCGTCAAAAAACGCGTGGGCGTTACCCTCTTCATTTTCGTCGCGCTGTTCGGAGTCTTCACTATTCTGTTCGGACTCTCACGCAACTTGTGGCTGTCCATGGCAGCACTGTTCATGGTGGGCGCCTGTGACATGGTCAGCATCATCATCCGCAACATGCTCGTGCAGATGTCCACGCCAGACCAGATGCGCGGACGCGTGACTGCCATTGAACTGATCTTTATTGGAGCCTCCAACGAACTGGGAGAATTCGAGAGCGGACTCACCGCGCATTGGTTTGGCGCAGTTCCGGCCGTACTGGCGGGCGGAGTCGGCTCGTTGTTGGTAGTGGCGTTATGGGCCTTCGCGTTTCCTGCCCTGCGCGAAACTGATGAATTCACGCGGGTCTCCAATCAAGCATCGCCTGACTGGCCTCCCAAAGGAACGTAG
- a CDS encoding ATP-dependent Clp protease ATP-binding subunit yields the protein MFERYTEKARRVIFFARYEASQFGSPYIETEHLLLGLLREDKALTNRFLRSHASIESIRKQIEGHTAVREKVSTSVDLPLSHECKRVLAFAAEEAERLSHKHIGTEHLLLGLLREEKCFAAEILRERGLRLSTIREELLRTQSEKPASARPAKESSLLTEFSRDLTQAAQENTLDPLVGRDPELERVIQILCRRTKNNPVLIGEPGVGKTAIVEGLAQRIADGDVPSFLADKKILALDLSLIVAGTKYRGQFEERLKTIMKELMENQNSIIFIDELHTLVGAGSAEGSLDAANILKPALSRGEIQCIGATTPAEFRKSIEKDRSLERRFQAVKVPPPDENETIKILFGIKDRYEKFHAVTYTDEAISGAVYNSNRYIPDRFLPDKAIDLIDEAGARVKLRQTCVPEEISDIQKRIKFIVHRMENAIAQHEFEKARFYSDEERKERENLRELREKFHLDDTSGAVVTKEDIEDVVSRWTGVPVTTIKEEEMAKLIRMEDELHKRIISQEKAISALSRAIRRSRAGLKNPARPVGAFLFLGPTGVGKTEVARSLASFLFGSDKALIRFDMSEYMEKHAVSKLIGSPPGYVGYEEGGQLTERVKRAPYSVILLDEIEKAHPDIFNILLQVFEDGQLTDGLGNTVDFKNTILIMTSNIGARFLEKRGKMGFQPPTEDSVQTAAEDLVKQEIKKVFNPEFLNRLDEIIVFSALADEDLIQIINLMVATINLSLAQKQISITLTPEAERWILEKTCADRSYGARPLRRALQRYIEDPLAEALIQGQIPRPAFLEVFLDNDGLYYRPVDSTGEPTPLFVASV from the coding sequence ATGTTTGAACGCTACACGGAAAAAGCGCGGCGCGTGATCTTCTTCGCGCGGTACGAAGCCAGCCAGTTTGGCAGCCCTTACATTGAGACCGAGCATCTGCTGCTCGGCCTGCTGCGCGAGGACAAGGCGCTTACGAACCGTTTTCTGCGTTCGCACGCCTCCATCGAATCCATCCGCAAACAGATTGAAGGACACACCGCCGTCCGCGAGAAAGTTTCGACCTCCGTCGATCTCCCGCTCTCGCACGAGTGCAAGCGCGTGCTGGCGTTTGCGGCGGAGGAGGCCGAGCGCCTCTCGCACAAGCACATCGGCACCGAGCACCTGCTGCTGGGACTGCTGCGCGAGGAAAAATGTTTTGCCGCTGAGATTTTACGCGAGCGCGGCCTGCGCCTCTCGACCATTCGGGAGGAGTTGCTGCGCACGCAATCTGAAAAGCCGGCGTCCGCCCGTCCGGCGAAGGAGAGCTCCTTGCTCACCGAATTCAGCCGTGATCTGACGCAAGCAGCGCAGGAAAACACCCTTGATCCGCTGGTGGGGCGCGACCCCGAGCTGGAGCGCGTGATCCAGATTCTCTGCCGCCGCACCAAGAACAATCCCGTGCTGATCGGCGAGCCTGGCGTGGGCAAGACGGCCATCGTCGAAGGCCTGGCGCAGCGCATCGCCGATGGCGACGTGCCGTCGTTCCTCGCCGACAAGAAAATCCTCGCGCTCGATCTGTCGCTCATCGTGGCGGGCACCAAGTATCGCGGACAGTTTGAAGAACGCCTGAAGACCATCATGAAGGAGTTGATGGAGAATCAGAACTCCATCATCTTCATCGACGAGCTGCACACTCTGGTGGGCGCAGGCTCGGCGGAGGGGTCGCTCGACGCCGCCAACATATTGAAACCGGCGCTCTCGCGCGGCGAGATTCAGTGCATCGGCGCCACTACGCCGGCGGAGTTCCGCAAGTCCATTGAAAAGGACCGGTCGCTGGAGCGCCGCTTCCAGGCCGTGAAGGTTCCGCCGCCGGACGAGAATGAGACCATCAAGATTCTGTTCGGCATCAAAGACCGCTACGAAAAGTTTCACGCGGTCACTTACACGGACGAAGCCATCTCCGGCGCCGTCTACAACTCGAATCGCTACATTCCAGACCGCTTCCTGCCGGACAAGGCGATTGATCTCATCGACGAAGCGGGCGCGCGCGTGAAGCTGCGCCAGACCTGCGTGCCGGAAGAGATTAGCGACATCCAGAAGCGCATCAAGTTCATCGTGCATCGCATGGAGAACGCCATCGCGCAGCACGAATTCGAGAAGGCCCGCTTCTACAGCGATGAGGAGCGCAAGGAGCGCGAAAACCTGCGCGAGTTGCGCGAGAAGTTTCACCTCGATGACACCTCCGGTGCGGTGGTTACCAAGGAAGACATCGAGGATGTCGTCTCGCGCTGGACCGGCGTGCCGGTAACCACGATCAAGGAAGAGGAGATGGCCAAGCTGATCCGCATGGAGGATGAACTCCACAAGCGCATCATCAGCCAGGAGAAGGCCATCTCGGCGCTCTCGCGCGCCATCCGCCGCTCACGCGCGGGGCTGAAGAATCCGGCGCGGCCCGTGGGCGCATTCCTGTTCCTGGGACCAACCGGCGTGGGCAAAACGGAAGTGGCCCGGTCGCTGGCGAGTTTCCTGTTCGGCAGCGACAAAGCGCTGATCCGCTTTGACATGTCGGAGTACATGGAGAAGCACGCGGTCTCCAAGCTGATCGGCTCGCCTCCCGGATACGTCGGCTACGAAGAAGGCGGCCAGTTGACTGAGCGCGTGAAGCGCGCGCCCTACTCGGTGATCCTGCTGGATGAGATCGAGAAAGCGCACCCGGACATCTTCAACATCCTGTTGCAGGTGTTTGAAGACGGCCAGTTGACCGACGGCTTGGGCAACACCGTGGACTTCAAGAACACCATTCTGATCATGACCTCGAACATCGGCGCGCGCTTCCTCGAGAAGCGCGGCAAGATGGGCTTCCAGCCGCCCACGGAGGACTCCGTGCAGACGGCCGCCGAGGACCTGGTCAAGCAGGAGATCAAGAAAGTCTTCAACCCCGAGTTCCTCAATCGGCTGGACGAAATCATCGTCTTCAGCGCGCTGGCCGACGAAGACCTGATCCAGATCATCAACCTGATGGTGGCGACAATCAACCTGAGCCTGGCGCAGAAGCAGATTTCCATCACGCTGACGCCTGAGGCCGAGAGGTGGATACTCGAGAAAACCTGCGCGGACCGCTCCTATGGCGCGCGCCCGTTGCGTCGCGCGTTGCAGCGCTACATCGAGGACCCACTGGCGGAGGCGCTCATCCAGGGCCAGATCCCGCGCCCGGCGTTCCTCGAGGTCTTCCTCGACAACGACGGCCTCTACTACCGCCCCGTGGACTCCACCGGCGAACCCACGCCGCTGTTCGTCGCCTCGGTGTAG
- a CDS encoding ABC transporter ATP-binding protein, whose translation MNISLDSGQMMAVVGESGSGKSTLLHILGALDKASSGEIYFEGRALSQLSEAERSQFRNRDIGFVWQMHCLLPEFTARENVMMPLLINGQDHSEAAARANHLLEQVGLTDRGGHRAGELSGGEQQRVSLARALARQPKLLLADEPTGNLDARTGGAVMELIENLHRSEGMTTLLVTHNLAYARRCDQAWKLTAGRLEAVTFP comes from the coding sequence ATGAATATCTCCCTCGATAGCGGCCAGATGATGGCCGTGGTGGGCGAATCGGGTAGCGGAAAGAGTACTCTGCTGCATATTTTAGGCGCGCTGGACAAGGCTTCGAGCGGTGAGATATACTTCGAAGGTAGAGCGCTTTCGCAGCTCAGTGAAGCCGAGCGCAGTCAGTTTCGGAACCGAGATATTGGTTTTGTGTGGCAAATGCACTGCCTTTTGCCGGAGTTTACGGCGCGAGAAAACGTGATGATGCCTCTGCTGATTAACGGTCAGGACCACAGTGAGGCCGCCGCGCGCGCCAATCATCTTCTTGAACAAGTAGGACTTACGGATCGCGGCGGACATCGCGCCGGGGAACTCTCGGGCGGCGAGCAACAGCGCGTGTCGCTGGCTCGCGCCTTGGCCCGTCAGCCGAAATTGCTGTTGGCCGATGAGCCCACCGGCAATCTTGATGCGCGTACGGGCGGCGCGGTGATGGAGTTGATCGAGAATCTGCACCGCAGCGAAGGGATGACCACGTTGTTGGTTACTCACAACCTTGCATACGCGCGCCGTTGCGATCAGGCGTGGAAGCTGACCGCCGGTCGGCTGGAGGCCGTTACATTCCCTTAG
- the bla gene encoding subclass B3 metallo-beta-lactamase has product MMLKQKRANWRPELWLGVVMAGLLAGAPKQGLQAQAPPATDAPAVTIPVGADNENHKKDPIRLIGNIWWVGHSQVGAFLIKSSAGYIMLDTTSTAEAPWVRENLEKLKINPRDIKIMLNSHTHEEHMGGFPMFKELTGGSITMSKAAADEVATGGRTDFREDGSERYKPFKTDKIIEQGGKVTLGDVTLTAHITPGHTKGCTNWTTTVQEDGKTYNVLFFCGMATAGIDRAPLLDNPKYPNIVSDYQQSFKLLRSLPCDVWLYPRATTIRLQEKEERMKKGEKPNPFVDPAGCQWYIDEYEYEFNDQLTQQLRVRAAQRLKESMKK; this is encoded by the coding sequence ATGATGTTGAAACAGAAACGCGCGAATTGGCGGCCTGAACTATGGCTAGGCGTGGTCATGGCTGGATTATTGGCGGGCGCGCCGAAGCAGGGATTGCAGGCACAGGCTCCGCCGGCCACCGACGCCCCGGCGGTTACCATTCCGGTGGGAGCCGACAATGAGAATCACAAGAAGGATCCCATCCGCCTGATCGGCAATATCTGGTGGGTTGGACACTCGCAGGTAGGAGCATTTCTGATCAAGAGCTCAGCGGGCTACATCATGCTCGACACGACCTCAACGGCGGAGGCGCCGTGGGTGCGCGAGAATCTGGAGAAGCTGAAGATCAACCCCCGCGACATAAAAATCATGCTGAACAGCCACACGCATGAAGAGCACATGGGTGGATTCCCCATGTTCAAGGAGCTGACCGGCGGCAGCATCACCATGTCCAAGGCCGCTGCGGATGAAGTCGCCACCGGAGGCCGTACTGACTTTCGCGAAGACGGCAGCGAGCGGTACAAACCATTCAAGACGGACAAGATCATCGAGCAGGGCGGAAAAGTAACGCTGGGCGATGTCACGCTGACGGCGCACATCACTCCCGGCCACACTAAGGGCTGCACCAACTGGACCACCACGGTGCAGGAAGACGGCAAAACTTACAACGTGCTGTTTTTTTGTGGCATGGCCACGGCGGGCATTGATCGCGCGCCGCTGCTTGATAATCCCAAGTACCCCAACATCGTCAGCGACTACCAGCAATCGTTCAAGCTCCTGCGCTCGCTTCCCTGCGATGTATGGCTCTATCCGCGCGCGACCACCATTCGCTTGCAGGAAAAAGAAGAGCGAATGAAAAAAGGTGAGAAGCCCAACCCGTTCGTTGATCCGGCCGGCTGCCAGTGGTATATCGATGAATACGAATACGAGTTCAACGACCAGCTTACGCAGCAACTCCGCGTCAGGGCCGCACAGCGATTGAAGGAATCCATGAAGAAGTAA
- a CDS encoding FtsX-like permease family protein, with product MVLKGVDVDAELRVGNLLGSVKEGSFDQLRSAKQNNLTAEDAEGTQGAGKENAKSRSSAPDASAAPASDFSSGASASSAVNLPPPVVIGKVMADSLGAHVGDTILLTSPQGHLTPFGMVPRYRNFKVVGVFDSGFYDFDSMWAFTSLGAAQSMLGLGDVVSVIEFRLTDLYQAPRMADELATQANQSGAGADYGSTHWIEQNRALFSALNLEKTVTVIIISLIVLVAALNILISLIMMVMEKYRDIAVLMSMGARPAQVRRIFQLQGVMIGAAGTALGLVGGYLVSWLGARYHILKLDADVYAISYVPFDARWIDGVWVAAVAVAISYLATLYPARAATQIEPAEALRYE from the coding sequence ATGGTGCTCAAGGGTGTGGACGTGGACGCCGAGCTGCGCGTCGGCAATCTGCTGGGCAGCGTGAAGGAAGGGTCGTTCGATCAACTGCGCAGTGCAAAGCAAAACAATTTAACCGCAGAGGACGCAGAGGGAACGCAGGGGGCGGGAAAAGAAAATGCAAAATCCCGCAGCAGCGCGCCAGATGCCTCTGCTGCTCCTGCCTCCGATTTTTCCTCAGGAGCCTCTGCGTCCTCTGCGGTTAATCTTCCGCCGCCGGTGGTGATAGGCAAAGTCATGGCCGACTCGCTCGGCGCGCATGTGGGCGACACCATTTTGCTGACCAGCCCGCAGGGGCACCTCACTCCGTTTGGCATGGTGCCGCGCTATCGCAACTTCAAAGTGGTCGGCGTGTTTGATTCGGGCTTCTACGATTTCGATTCGATGTGGGCGTTCACTTCGCTGGGCGCGGCGCAGTCGATGTTGGGGCTCGGCGACGTGGTCTCGGTGATCGAGTTCCGGCTGACCGACCTCTATCAGGCGCCGCGCATGGCCGATGAACTAGCGACTCAGGCCAATCAGAGTGGAGCGGGAGCGGACTACGGCTCGACGCACTGGATCGAGCAGAACCGCGCGCTGTTCAGCGCGCTGAACCTGGAGAAGACCGTTACCGTCATCATCATTTCTCTGATCGTGCTGGTGGCCGCGCTGAACATTCTGATCTCGCTGATCATGATGGTCATGGAGAAGTACCGCGACATCGCTGTGCTGATGTCGATGGGCGCGCGGCCTGCGCAGGTGCGCCGCATCTTTCAGTTGCAGGGCGTGATGATTGGCGCGGCGGGCACGGCGTTGGGATTGGTGGGCGGATATCTGGTCTCGTGGCTCGGCGCGCGCTATCACATCCTGAAGCTGGACGCCGACGTGTATGCCATCAGCTATGTGCCGTTTGATGCGCGCTGGATCGATGGCGTATGGGTGGCGGCGGTGGCCGTGGCCATTAGCTATCTGGCAACACTCTATCCCGCGCGGGCGGCGACGCAGATCGAGCCGGCCGAGGCGCTGCGCTACGAGTGA
- a CDS encoding histidine--tRNA ligase: MTRREPIRAVKGMRDILPPESALWARIEDQARAVFLAYNYQEIRTPIVEPTSLFVRSVGEETDIVGKEMYTWTDRDESSLTLRPEATASVMRAYIEHRLDQRIGVKKYFYMGPMFRRERPQKGRYRQFFQIGAEAIGSESPVVDAEVIEMLVDYLGRLGVSGYDLLVNSVGCKQCRPAYHTALRDALALVSGTMCVDCQRRAETNPMRVLDCKIPADQPIIEKLPTLAGSLCEGCKNHFAQVQLLLNSRGIAYTVTARLVRGLDYYTRTTFEFVHGSLGAQNTLLGGGRYDGLSEDLGGPPAPGIGFSIGEDRLVLTLQDVAPKSEKDQPDALGARLPLYIAWMGEVAYRRAAEIAREIRNHGVAVEIAADSMKLKRSLEIASKIGAQRVLIIGDQELAEGRYQLKNMATGEQRSVTAEELLVIYDQPLSDPEVCAPEADKGTTP; encoded by the coding sequence ATGACCAGACGTGAGCCAATCCGTGCCGTCAAAGGGATGCGCGACATCCTGCCGCCGGAGTCCGCGCTGTGGGCGCGCATCGAAGATCAGGCCCGCGCTGTCTTCCTCGCCTACAACTATCAGGAAATCCGCACGCCCATTGTTGAACCGACCAGCCTTTTTGTTCGCAGCGTCGGCGAAGAGACCGACATTGTCGGCAAGGAGATGTACACCTGGACCGACCGCGACGAGTCATCGCTCACGTTGCGTCCCGAAGCCACCGCTTCGGTGATGCGCGCCTACATTGAGCACCGGCTGGATCAGCGCATCGGCGTGAAAAAATATTTCTACATGGGCCCGATGTTCCGTCGTGAGCGTCCGCAGAAGGGCCGTTACCGCCAGTTTTTCCAGATTGGCGCGGAAGCCATTGGCTCGGAGAGCCCCGTGGTCGATGCTGAGGTCATCGAGATGCTGGTCGATTATTTGGGTCGGCTTGGCGTGAGCGGATACGACCTGCTGGTGAATTCAGTGGGCTGTAAGCAGTGCCGCCCGGCGTATCACACTGCGTTACGCGATGCGCTGGCGCTGGTGAGTGGTACGATGTGCGTAGATTGCCAGCGGCGTGCCGAGACCAACCCGATGCGCGTACTCGACTGCAAAATCCCCGCCGATCAGCCGATCATCGAGAAGTTGCCCACACTCGCTGGTTCGCTGTGTGAAGGTTGCAAGAATCATTTTGCTCAGGTGCAGTTGCTGCTGAACAGCCGGGGTATCGCCTACACGGTTACGGCCCGGCTGGTGCGCGGGCTCGACTACTACACGCGCACGACGTTTGAGTTTGTGCATGGCTCGCTCGGTGCGCAGAACACGCTGCTTGGCGGCGGACGCTATGATGGGCTTTCGGAAGACCTCGGCGGACCGCCCGCGCCCGGCATCGGGTTTTCGATTGGCGAAGACCGGCTGGTGCTCACCTTGCAGGATGTCGCGCCAAAGTCCGAAAAGGATCAGCCCGATGCGCTGGGCGCGCGGCTTCCTTTGTATATCGCATGGATGGGCGAGGTAGCCTACCGCCGCGCTGCGGAGATCGCACGCGAAATTCGCAATCACGGAGTTGCAGTGGAGATTGCTGCCGACTCGATGAAGTTGAAGCGCTCGCTTGAAATCGCCTCGAAGATCGGCGCGCAACGAGTATTGATTATCGGCGATCAGGAACTCGCTGAAGGCCGGTATCAATTGAAGAATATGGCCACCGGCGAGCAGCGCAGTGTAACCGCGGAAGAGTTGCTGGTGATTTACGATCAGCCGCTCTCGGACCCGGAAGTCTGCGCGCCCGAGGCCGACAAAGGGACTACTCCGTAG
- a CDS encoding tetratricopeptide repeat protein, producing MTSLRDYSLIDQARSGIVKILTIASAARALLLLVVLSLTAPGAGAQGSDEIWKKIMESASDALKNNKAEEALIAFQSAIKEAEKFGPEDARLASTILIVGKYYYTQNQLLEATTLVRRAIAIREKNLGDASPELASIVDSLASMYISEGQGSEAAPLMRQALAIREKAHGQEHPDVDASLNRLAALYDAQGNFSEAETLLKRSLAIREKVLGGEHALVAAALNNLGILNQRQSRMAEAETFMKRALAIREKQFGTQHREVDNSISSLAALYRDQGKLAESEKLFVRSMAIRDNTLGMSNPMNPLLAAGLTDLAQVRMALGKYAQAQPLLERALLIEENFSGKEDPAITATLLNLSRVHVQQKQFGPAEQLLKRALAILERSSNAQHISLTPVLTALADLYDQQGTYRGSEPLLKRVQAILEKSGDENLPLLAATLDALGRHYAVQQKYADAEPYYKRSLEIAEKSLGANHPLLADVLDHYAESLRKSNRAAEAAPLDARAKAIRAK from the coding sequence ATGACATCTCTCAGAGATTATTCATTGATCGATCAGGCGAGGAGTGGGATTGTGAAGATCCTTACGATTGCGAGCGCGGCGAGAGCGTTGCTGTTGCTGGTTGTGTTGTCTTTGACCGCTCCCGGTGCAGGGGCGCAGGGTAGTGATGAAATCTGGAAGAAGATCATGGAGTCTGCCTCCGATGCCTTGAAAAACAACAAAGCCGAAGAGGCGTTGATTGCTTTTCAGTCTGCCATCAAGGAGGCCGAGAAGTTTGGTCCGGAGGACGCGCGGCTGGCCTCCACTATATTGATCGTCGGTAAGTATTACTACACGCAGAACCAATTGCTGGAGGCCACGACGCTGGTGCGTCGAGCGATCGCGATCCGCGAGAAGAATCTGGGAGACGCCAGCCCGGAGCTGGCCAGCATCGTGGACTCATTGGCGAGCATGTATATCAGTGAAGGGCAGGGTAGTGAGGCTGCTCCTCTAATGCGACAGGCGCTGGCGATTCGCGAGAAGGCTCATGGGCAGGAACACCCGGATGTGGATGCCAGCCTGAATCGTCTCGCTGCGCTCTACGATGCGCAGGGCAACTTTTCGGAGGCCGAGACGCTTCTGAAGCGTTCGCTGGCCATCCGGGAGAAGGTGCTCGGAGGCGAACATGCGCTGGTGGCCGCCGCGCTGAATAATCTGGGAATACTCAATCAACGTCAGTCGCGCATGGCCGAGGCCGAAACGTTTATGAAGCGCGCGCTGGCTATCCGCGAAAAACAGTTTGGCACACAGCATCGCGAGGTGGACAACAGTATCAGCAGTCTGGCCGCGCTGTACCGCGACCAGGGAAAGCTGGCCGAGTCGGAAAAACTTTTTGTCCGCTCAATGGCCATTCGCGACAACACTCTGGGCATGTCGAATCCCATGAACCCATTGCTGGCCGCCGGTTTGACTGACTTGGCTCAAGTGCGCATGGCCTTGGGGAAATATGCGCAGGCGCAGCCCCTGCTGGAGCGGGCGCTGTTAATTGAAGAAAACTTTTCAGGCAAGGAGGATCCTGCGATTACCGCCACCCTGCTGAATCTCTCCCGCGTTCACGTGCAGCAGAAACAATTTGGACCCGCCGAACAGTTGCTGAAGCGGGCGCTCGCCATTTTAGAAAGGTCCTCCAACGCCCAGCACATTTCTCTCACGCCGGTGCTTACCGCGCTGGCGGATCTTTACGACCAGCAAGGAACCTATCGCGGCTCGGAGCCGTTGTTGAAACGAGTGCAGGCGATTCTGGAAAAATCAGGAGACGAAAATTTGCCGCTGCTCGCGGCCACCCTGGATGCGCTGGGTCGTCATTACGCTGTCCAGCAAAAATACGCCGACGCCGAGCCGTACTATAAGCGCTCGCTGGAAATCGCCGAAAAATCCCTGGGGGCCAATCACCCGCTGCTGGCCGACGTACTGGATCACTATGCGGAGTCACTCCGCAAATCCAACCGCGCCGCGGAAGCCGCGCCGCTCGATGCCCGCGCCAAGGCCATCCGCGCCAAATAG